caccccacccccttactGGAATTGATAAAAATACACTTGTTTTTAGTCAtgaagtcctgtccaactcttttgtgaccccatgcactacaaTGTGTAGAACGGGCAACTGGTGGGAAGCCGCCGTGCacctcagggagctcagctcggcgcGCGTGATGACGCACAGGCGGGGATGTAACTGTGGTTTTAAACCAGAACACCTACGGCCTAGAGGGGCCAGGGGAGCCGTGCTGCCCCGTTTGGCAAACCTGGGCTGACAGCAGACGTCCCTCGTCCTGCACCCGCCCGGACAGGCGTGGACTGCGGGGAGGCACTGTTGGGGCTCCTATCCCAGCTGCAATCTAGACCAGCTCATCTGGGGACCAGGGGGAGAGGGAACAGCAGCTGGGGGCAACGGGGTGAGCCCACAGGTCCTGGGATGTGGGGAAGGAAGCCCAGTGGTACACCATAGCCCGAGTTAGGCTCAGAGTCGGCGACGCTGGTTCTCGTTTCAGCTTCACCAGAGGCCTGAGATGTCAGGCCATGGGCAAGGCCAGTCCTGCTTCGGAGCCTGACCAGATTAGCCTGCAGTCCTGAGGGGCCTCACCCTAGGGGACATTCCCACCCGACGTGACAATGGACTGTGTTGATTCTAGCAAGGCACCCATATCATTTGACATCGTTTGGCTGTAAGGGATCTGGTTGGTGACCAGAGGGTGGCCTGTgatacaagaaaaaaacaaatatttggcTTTTGTTCTGGCCCTTGACACAGAGTCCCTAGAGCCTTTGGTATCTCTTGGGATGTCcctagctgtccagtggttaggactccacacttccgcTGCAGAGGacgggggttccatccctggtcaagtaactaagatcctgtatcctgcacagagtggccaaaaataaataaataaaaccctttCATCTCTGAAGTAATGAACATGCTTTGTGAGCTAAGGGGATGACAGGTGTCTGGGGGCCCCTAGGTCCTTTCAGGATGAGCGCTGGTCTCCGAAAGGACCCAGCGTGATTAGAGAGTTGGCCCTGTCAGCTCCACCCCTTGACCCCTAGGCGGGGAGAGTGGCTGGAGGCTCAGTCCTGCGGCCGGGGTGTGGCTGGGGGTCCCGTGGAGGGGCCAGGGGGACCGTGTCCCTAGGAGGTCAGGGAAGCTCCAcagcctccccttccctcccctcctcacccGAGCACCGCCATCCATCCGGCCATTCCTGAGTTGTGTCTTTTATAATAAACAGGTGCTAGTGAGTGAAGCCCtgtcctgagttctgtgagccatccTTGGAAATGATCAAAGctgagggggcggggggtgggaacCCCCAATTCACAGTCAGAATTAGAGGCGGTCTGGACTCGATAGAGGTGTGGGGACTGTCTTGTGGGGCGGAGTCCTTAACCAGGGGGTCTGACAGTAAACCAGGCAGACACTGTCAGAATAGACTTGGACTCCCCCCCCACCACTTCGGTCCAGAGCCTCAGAAAAGTGGGTGTGGTGTTggaacaccccccacccccaaccagggGCCGTGACAGACAAACTGCTGTGGACATCTATGTGCACTGCCTTGAGTGGACGtaaactttcatttcttttggagaaATGCCCAAGGGTGTGATTGCTTGTTTGTGTGATACTTGCATGTTTAGttttactgaaataaataaaaagctgcCAAGGTAATCAAATACGCTCTCCCCATCCTTTTAATCTCCTGCTGATCTGTTCGTAGGCCCCTTTTACTTTCCTAACGTGTTTTCATTGATTTCGTCCTTTGGTGATCCAACTTACCAGGCTCTGCTCATCTGGTCCATCTTTCCAGGGAAGCGGGTGGCTGTGGTCCCTCCCACATCCGCCTGCTCCCACCTTGTTACCTCCTGCTGTTGCTGGGCATTGCTATCGGCCCTTCATCGTTTGGGGTAAAGGCTTTAAACTCTCTTGTTCCTGACTCCTGTCCTCCTGAGTCCTCGCCTTCACAGAGACAGTCCCGTGGGTGAGAGCGCAGGGCGGGCTCCAGGCCCCGCATCTGCTGTCCTCCAGGCACCAGGGAGGCTGACCCCGCAGCTTCATCCTTGGCCCATCCTGCCCACATGACCGTGGGCGCCCCCTCCCCTGTCCGGGGTCAGTCGGGGACGCTCGCCCCACAGTGGGTTCCTGGGACAAGCCCAGGCCCTGGGCCGCCTTCCCGTGCAGAGTCTGGTCTCCGGCTGCCCTTcatccatgggcagaggggcctggcggggctgcagtccatggggtctcaaagagtcgggcacgactgagcactcacagaAATACAGGCACACTGCAGCCCTTTAACAGGCCAGCCCCCCAGACTTCCTCATGCCCGCATCTCCTGCAGAGTCTCGAGGGCAGCAGACAGACCCGCAGACAGACAGACCCACAGACAGACCGGCAGACAGACCGGCAGACAGACCTGCAGACAGACCGGCAGACAGACAGACCCACAGACAGACCCGCAGACAGACCTGCAGACAGACCGGCAGACAGACCTGCAGACAGACCAGCAGGCAGACCGGCAGGCAGACCCACAGACAGGCCCGCAGACAGACCCGCTGACAGACCCGCTGACAGACAGACCGGCAGACAGACCAGCAGACAGACCTGCAGACAGACCTGCAGAGAGACCTGCAGAGAGACCCAGAGACAGACCGGCAGGCAGACGCATAGACAGACAGACCCAAAGACAGACCCGCAGCAGACCCGCAGATAGACAGGCCCACAGACAGACCCGCAGCAGACCTGCAGACAGACAGACCCGCAGACAGACCTGCAGACAGACCAGCAGGCAGACGCATAGACAGACAGACCCGAAGACAGACCGGCAGGCAGACTGGCAGGCAGACCCACAGACAGGCCCGCAGACAGACCCGCAGCAGACCTACAGACAGACCCACAGACAGACCCGCAGCAGACCCGCAGACAGACAGACCTGCAGACAGACCTGCAGACAGACCCGCAGCAGACCCGCAGACAGACAGACCCGCAGACAGACCGGCAGGCAGACGCATAGACAGACAGACCCGAAGACAGACCCGCAGACAGACAGACCCGCAGACAGACCGGCAGGCAGACCCATAGACAGACCCGCAGACAGACCTGCAGACAGACAGACCCACAGGCAGACCCGCAGACAGACatgcagacagacagactgacAGACAGACCCGCAGACAGACCCGCAGCAGACCCGCAGATAGACAGACCCGCAGACAGACCTGCAGACAGACAGACCCGCAGACAGACCCGCAGGCAGCCCGTGCTCAGAGGCTCTGCTGGGCTCCACCCCTGGAGCCCGCTGGGGGCAGCCCAGCCTCTTCCTTCCCGGGGGGCATCTGCCGACTGCTCGGGTCTTCAGCACCGACCAGTAACCCCCCGCCCTGGGTCACCCCGGCGGGTGACGGCTGTGCGCTGGCGGCCGTGGCCTGCTGAGAACCTGGGGGCCCTGCTGTCTGTCCTGTCACCTGCGCGTACTGACACACCTTCCGTATGTGTGGAAACATGGCCCAGTTTCACAATCGTGGGCAGGACGCAGAGGCTGGGCTGCCCCCTCAGCGCCCCCGGCCCCTGTGCTTCGGGGGCCATAGGGGTCCCTGAAGGCACACGGCGCCTGCCCCCCGCAGGCACTGACTGGCTCCTGTCCCGTGGACACACAGGCCATGCTTCGGGGGACACGGACGACATGGGCCGCAGCCGGCGGGGACAGCCCTCCCTGCCCGTCGGCGGCGCTCACACGGGACAGGGCAGCGGGGCAGGTAGGCTGATGCATATTGTCGGGTGCAGCCCTGGGGTCCTGGCTGGTGGCAGGAAGGGGCAACCTCTGAGAGCCCCCACCAGGGGTTCTCACCGCCCCCATCTCTGTACCACGGCCAGCAGCTCTCCGTCCTGCCGGCCCGGGCGCCTCTCCAGACGGTCAGAGTGACCCGGTAGGACAAACACTCGGGCTCAGACCGGGGGGTTTCAAGTCCACATCACGCAGGAAGGGGCAGGGTGGGCCCCGGTGGCCTCTGCCCTCCTGGCCCGAGCGAATGGAAAGCCGCCAGTCCAGGAACAAGCGCAGCGAGGCGGGCCTACCCAGGCCCCGGTCCTGGCTCAGAGGCTCTGCGCGGCCTCAGGGGTCGTGGTCACGCAGCAACCCCACAGCCAGGCCCCGGGTGTCCGCCTGCCCACGTGGCCTCAGCGTCTGCTCGCCTCTGCCGGGAGCTGGGAGACCCCACGGGAGGCACCCGAGAGCTCATCTTCCCCTGCGGCCTGTCGGGCACCTCTGAGCGGCTCTGGGGATGGCGAGGCTGGGGGTCTTGTCTAAGCCAACACATCTGGGGGCTCAAGGGCCTCAGGGGGCAAGGTCTAAGAAGCCCCCAGGGACTCAAGTCTGCTTTGTGGGTCCCTCACACCCCCCTCCTCACAGCAAGCGACTGGGCAAGGACCCCTTGCCACCTGCTGACAGCTTCAGCGACCgccgcccccacacacacccaggccCAAGTTTCTTCCAGGCTGCAAGGATCCTGACACCAAGATGCCGGAGTGGGTGGGGACCCCAGGCAGCACCAGAGAACAGCCACTGGGCTGCTCAGGGTCAGAGCCCTGGACCTGCCGGCAGCTGCCCCTGTCCTGGCCTCAGCCCTGGAGCTGAAGGCTCCAGTAAAGCTGGGACTGGGGTCCCCCAAGGGCCCCCCAAGCTGCCTGGTGTCCGAGTGGCAGCAGCTCCGGGCTGTGAGCTCACTCTCAGGTCCAACACCTGTGGCCCAGCCTGGGGACCCCTTGACAGCCTCCAGTGAGGGGTCCCAGGGCCCCCAGGGTCAGTCCTGACCCCACACAACAGCTGCAGCGTCAGCTTGGAGGCCACGGTCTGTCCCACCCCCGTGCACTCAGCGGGCCCCCCTCTGCCCACGGCACCAAAGCCCACAGACCCACCCGGGCACCAGGGCCCAGCTCAGAGCTGGCAACGCCGGCAGTGACAGCGGAAGACTCACCAGGGGTGTGGAGGAAGGaagacggggtgggggtgggagccaCGGTGGGCGCTGTGGAGGGTCTCAGCCCAGCtggtgagcaagctccaggctgAGGCCCAGAAGGCCAGGGGAATGAAcagtgcatgtgcgtgtgtgtgtgtgtgtgtgcacgtgggtgtgcatgtgtggacagacgtgtgtgtgcacacaggcatgtgtgcatgtggggtgtgtgtgggtacACGTGGATTTGCATGCATATGCGTGGGCGTACGGCTGTGTTTGCGCGGGTATGTGCATGTGACAGTCCAGGCAGAAGAAACCAAATGTCCAGCTGCTGGGAGGTGCGGGGCCCCGTGCCGGGAGCGGGCACGCCTGAACgtccaggctggggaggggcctggaggcTGCGGCCACAGGCCAGAGGCGTGTGAGGCTGTGATGAGAGGAAGACGGGGCAGGTGACACGGGCGTGCACGGCGCCCGCTCCCTTCCAGGCTGGAGCGTGTGGGCGGGTgggacacacacaccccactacCCAGGCCTGGCCCTCCCGTCCCCTTGCCCAGCAGCCCCGGAGGCCACCTGTCCCGTCGGCCAAGCTGCAGGTGGAGGAGGGCCGCCAGCCCGCGTCAGACGTGCCTCCAGCTGCTGACACAGCCTTGAGCGTGTGGGGCCGCGTGCACTCACACTTCTCTGCCCCGGCAGCGGCCAGCAGGGCCCTCGGGCGCGACACACAGCTCGACCCTTCCCCTGACCTTTGCCCCACTTGCCCCAGGTCAGACGGGAGTTCCCCTGGGCCTCTGTTACCAAGCTTTGACTTTGCCAAGTTCTGAATTTCTGAATATGTGCTCATATTCACTTTCCTTTCTGCAATATGTGCTCATATTCACTTTCGTTTCTGTTTGCAAAGTGGACCTTCTCGACCCCACCTCTTCCGCGTACACACGAGGCCAAGAGCGACGAACACAGAGCGCCCCAACACACGCAGCATTCTGTTTTCTGGCTTCCGCCCTTGGCTGTTGGCTCAGTCTCCTCGCGGGCCACTTGCAAAGTGACCACGAGGTGTTCCTTACCGAAGGCCCCGGCATCACGTGAGCCGTAGCTCCAGCCTCCGCTTCCAACTCTCACGGCCActgtaactgagcaggacccgagggggcttcccaggatgGAGCTCCCCCCGCCATTtcctccacctgccttttgtctgtagagAAGCTTTAGTCAAAggataaatttaatcagagaaccgagaagatgtagaaacaaagaaaaacagtcaaataagacaaaataatcaCAGGTTAGCCACTAAGCAGAGTCAAGGACCTGTGGTGACTCCTCCAGGGCTGAGCCacatcctttgagctgttttgcagacaccgagcttcccttgtggctcagagggtaaagaatccgcctgcaacacaggagacctgggttcgatctctgggtcgggaagatcccctgaagaaggaaatggcaacccactccggtattcttgcctggagaatgccatggacagagaagtctggcagtctacagtccaaggaatcacaaagagtcggacacaacggagtgactaaaCCCACAAACCCCCACgaagtggaagaagttaactgcgtGCTGCCCACCTGCATGGAGACCCCAGACACGTTGGAACCAAAAggctgatgatgctgactcccaactacctcaccaccaaccaatcagaagagtgTCCACACGCTGATCGCCCTCCCCACAGCCTCCCTGCCTCACCCTGGAAGCCTCTGGGGAGCTCAGGCCTTTTAAGCACTAGCTGCCTGGACGCCTTGCTCGGCGCCTGCAAGAGACGCTGCTCTTTCCCCCACCGCGACTCAGCGTGGGTAGACTGACCGGACTGCACACGGCCAGGTGGACGCAGGCCTGGCTTGGTAACACCAGCAGCCTCTCTGCTAAGCCAGGGCCTCGTCATCTCAGCTCTAGGGCATATCTGTCACCACAGTACAACCTGGCCTACGTGACTAATACAGGAAAAGTTGCTTGAATGTTGTCACAGCAGAACACCGAAATGAGCAAATATCCAACCGATCGCCTGGATGCTGGG
Above is a genomic segment from Cervus elaphus chromosome 2, mCerEla1.1, whole genome shotgun sequence containing:
- the LOC122707796 gene encoding uncharacterized protein LOC122707796; protein product: MSTYSEIQNLAKSKLGNRGPGELPSDLGQVGQRSGEGSSCVSRPRALLAAAGAEKCECTRPHTLKAVSAAGGTSDAGWRPSSTCSLADGTGGLRGCWARGREGQAWVVGCVCPTRPHAPAWKGAGAVHARVTCPVFLSSQPHTPLACGRSLQAPPQPGRSGVPAPGTGPRTSQQLDIWFLLPGLSHAHTRANTAVRPRICMQIHVYPHTPHMHTCLCAHTRLSTHAHPRAHTHTHTHMHCSFPWPSGPQPGACSPAGLRPSTAPTVAPTPTPSSFLHTPGESSAVTAGVASSELGPGARVGLWALVPWAEGGPLSARGWDRPWPPS